Proteins from one Deinococcus actinosclerus genomic window:
- a CDS encoding ABC transporter ATP-binding protein: MTPLLSVQDLNAFYGQSHVLRGVTLHVNPGEVVSLIGRNGAGKTTTLKSVMGVLRSRTGQITFGGQDISRLPSNRVAAQGLAWVPEERAILSTLTVRENLELPPSRPRGWSTERIYDAFPVLRERGHHPGSKLSGGEQQMLAMVRVLRAGPKLLLLDEPSEGLAPVIVQRIGEIIDTLRQSGMAVLLVEQNLKFASRLADRHYVFVDGQIVDEVLREQVEARREDLLRYLSV, encoded by the coding sequence ATGACGCCGCTGCTCTCGGTGCAGGACCTGAACGCCTTCTACGGCCAGAGTCACGTGCTGCGCGGCGTGACCCTGCACGTGAACCCGGGCGAGGTGGTCAGCCTGATCGGCCGCAACGGCGCCGGAAAGACCACCACCTTGAAAAGCGTGATGGGCGTGCTGCGCAGCCGCACGGGCCAGATCACGTTCGGTGGGCAGGACATCAGCCGCCTGCCCAGCAACCGCGTGGCGGCGCAGGGGCTGGCGTGGGTGCCGGAGGAACGCGCGATCCTGAGCACCCTGACCGTCCGCGAGAACCTCGAACTGCCGCCCAGCCGCCCCAGGGGCTGGAGTACCGAGCGTATCTACGACGCGTTCCCGGTCCTGCGTGAGCGCGGGCATCACCCGGGCAGCAAGCTCTCGGGCGGCGAGCAGCAGATGCTGGCGATGGTGCGCGTGCTGCGCGCCGGGCCGAAGCTGCTGCTGCTCGACGAACCCAGCGAGGGCCTGGCACCCGTGATCGTGCAGCGCATCGGCGAGATCATCGACACGCTGCGCCAGAGCGGCATGGCGGTGCTGCTGGTCGAGCAGAACCTGAAGTTCGCGTCGCGCCTCGCGGACCGGCATTACGTGTTCGTGGACGGGCAGATCGTGGACGAGGTGCTGCGTGAGCAGGTCGAGGCCCGCCGGGAGGACCTGCTGCGGTACCTCAGCGTGTAG
- a CDS encoding ABC transporter ATP-binding protein, which produces MDKAAPAPPVALEARGLVKDFRGFRATNDVNLQIHDGEIHAIIGPNGAGKTTLFNLLSGFLKPTAGEVRLFGERVDTLRPYEIVRRGLSRSFQISSVFPTLSVRENVLVALQSPTPLPHRFWVPLSRLESLGARADAILADVGLGGMPERLAADLSHGEKRQLEIGISMTQDPRVLLLDEPTSGMGSEGIARVIALVRQVARGRTVVLVEHNMSVVAELADRITVLQYGSVLASGRYEDVRRDPRVIEAYLGDDGGHA; this is translated from the coding sequence ATGGATAAGGCGGCCCCCGCGCCGCCCGTTGCCCTGGAAGCGCGGGGGCTGGTCAAGGACTTCCGGGGGTTCCGGGCCACGAACGACGTGAACCTGCAGATTCATGACGGGGAGATTCACGCGATCATCGGGCCGAACGGGGCCGGGAAGACCACGCTGTTCAACCTGCTGTCGGGCTTCCTGAAACCCACGGCGGGCGAGGTGCGCCTCTTCGGCGAGCGGGTGGACACCCTGCGGCCCTACGAGATCGTGCGCCGGGGGCTGTCCCGGTCGTTTCAGATCAGTTCGGTGTTTCCCACCCTGAGCGTGCGGGAGAACGTGCTGGTGGCACTCCAGTCGCCCACACCGCTCCCGCACCGGTTCTGGGTGCCCCTCTCGCGGCTGGAGTCGCTGGGCGCGCGGGCGGACGCGATTCTCGCGGACGTGGGCCTGGGCGGCATGCCGGAGCGGCTGGCGGCGGACCTGAGCCACGGGGAGAAGCGGCAACTGGAGATCGGGATTTCCATGACGCAGGACCCGCGCGTGCTGCTGCTCGACGAACCGACGTCCGGCATGGGCTCGGAGGGGATCGCGCGGGTGATCGCGCTCGTGCGGCAGGTGGCGCGCGGACGGACGGTGGTGCTCGTGGAACACAACATGAGCGTCGTGGCGGAACTCGCCGACCGCATCACGGTCCTCCAGTACGGGTCAGTGCTCGCCAGCGGCCGCTACGAGGACGTGCGGCGCGACCCGCGCGTGATCGAGGCGTACCTGGGCGACGACGGGGGGCACGCATGA
- a CDS encoding 1-acyl-sn-glycerol-3-phosphate acyltransferase: protein MSALWPGRRHTLFSRLALAALRLSGWTPVLAPPPGPKVVGAVAPHTHDADFWPGIMFKFATRAPVHFVAKHQLFTFPVGLFMRAVGGLPVDRRRAGGNFVDGVVALIEREPEIMLVVAPEGTRSRGEYWRTGFYYMALEANVPVAVTALDWGRKQVGVIGYVTPTGDIEADFALIREMLRDVRGHTPGNETPAVPRPASAGGPSKA from the coding sequence ATGTCTGCTCTCTGGCCCGGTCGCCGTCACACCCTGTTCTCCCGTCTGGCGCTCGCGGCGCTGCGCCTGTCGGGCTGGACGCCGGTGCTGGCCCCCCCACCCGGCCCGAAGGTGGTGGGCGCGGTCGCGCCGCACACGCACGACGCGGACTTCTGGCCCGGCATCATGTTCAAGTTCGCCACGCGCGCCCCGGTTCACTTCGTGGCGAAACACCAGCTGTTCACGTTCCCGGTGGGGCTGTTCATGCGCGCCGTGGGGGGCCTGCCGGTGGATCGCCGCCGCGCCGGGGGGAACTTCGTGGACGGCGTGGTCGCCCTGATCGAACGCGAACCGGAGATCATGCTGGTCGTCGCGCCGGAAGGCACCCGCAGCCGCGGGGAGTACTGGCGCACCGGCTTCTACTACATGGCGCTGGAGGCGAACGTGCCGGTCGCGGTGACCGCGCTGGACTGGGGCCGCAAGCAGGTGGGCGTGATCGGGTACGTGACGCCCACCGGGGACATCGAGGCGGATTTCGCCCTGATCCGCGAGATGCTCCGCGACGTGCGCGGCCACACGCCCGGCAACGAGACCCCGGCGGTGCCGCGTCCGGCCTCGGCGGGCGGCCCCAGCAAGGCCTGA
- a CDS encoding EVE domain-containing protein — MRFWLLKSEPDVFGFADLVRVGREPWNGVRNYQARNFLREMREGDLCLFYHSNAKPAGVAGVARVCRAAYADDLQFDPGSRYFDPKSTVEAPRWSMVDVEPLIAFPQVVSLDSLREMPEWEGSALTRRGSRLSVLPVDAGAFWATLDAAGLSLEEVAGLS; from the coding sequence ATGCGTTTCTGGCTGTTGAAATCGGAGCCCGACGTGTTCGGCTTCGCGGATCTGGTGCGGGTGGGGCGCGAGCCGTGGAATGGCGTGCGGAACTATCAGGCGCGGAATTTCCTGCGGGAGATGCGCGAGGGTGACCTGTGCCTGTTCTACCACTCGAACGCGAAACCGGCGGGGGTGGCGGGGGTGGCGCGGGTGTGCCGCGCGGCGTACGCGGATGACCTGCAGTTCGACCCCGGGAGCAGGTATTTCGATCCGAAGTCCACGGTGGAGGCGCCGCGCTGGAGCATGGTGGATGTGGAGCCGCTGATTGCGTTTCCGCAGGTGGTGTCGCTGGACTCGTTGCGGGAGATGCCGGAGTGGGAGGGGTCGGCGCTGACCCGCAGGGGCTCGCGCCTGAGCGTGCTGCCCGTGGACGCCGGGGCATTCTGGGCGACGCTGGACGCGGCGGGCCTGAGCCTGGAGGAGGTGGCGGGGCTGAGCTGA